DNA from Aureimonas sp. AU20:
GCCCTTCGAGGTCCGGCTCTCTAAAGCGCTCCACATGCCGCTCGCGGATGGCCTCGGCCCCTTGCGCGAGCAGCGTGTCGGGAAACGCGAAGTAAAGGCAGTCGTCCGCCCACCATCGCATGAAGCCGTCGATGTCTTTCGCGTTATAGGCCTCGAGTTGCATCCGGACGGGGTGAGTTACGTCGGCGGTCGGACTCAGCGGAAACTCCATCGGCTCGCATGTCGTTCGCACACTGCATCAAGATAGGACGACCGAGGGTCAAGCGCGAATTCGCGCCGCCCGCTGGCTGCATCGGCCCCCTCAAGCGATCGGCTTGCCCAAGGGCAATCCGCCAATATCGAACGCAGTGTCCACCCAGATCGGGTGCGCCCGGCTGCGTTCCGTGGCATGAGACATCACCTCACCACGGGAGTTCCGACCGATGAAGCTCTACTACAAGCCCGGCGCCTGCTCGCTTGCGCCTCACATCGTCGCTTGCGAAGCCGATCTGCCCGTCGAACTCGTCTCGGTCGATCTCGCCCGCAAGACGCTGGACGACGGCGCCGACTATTTCGCCGTGAACCCGAACGGCTACGTTCCCGCGCTCGACATCGGCGACGGCCCGGTGCTGACGGAAGCGTCGGTCGTCGTTCAGTACCTTGCCGACCAGAAGCCTCAGTCCGGCCTCATGCCGGCGCCCGGCACGATCGAGCGCTACCGGGCCCAGCAGTTGCTGGCCTTCATCTCGACCGAGCTTCACAAGCAGTTCAGCCCTCTCTTCAAGCCCACCACCCCGGACGCAACCAAGGAGGCTCAGAAGGAGCTTCTCGCCAAGCGTTTCGCCTTCGTCGACAAGTCGCTCGAGGGGAAGACCTATCTGATGGGCGAGACCTTCACCGCGCCCGACGCCTATGCCTTCACCGTCCTCACCTGGGCGAAGCGCCTGGGGCTGGACATGGGCGGCTATGGCAACATTGCCCGGTTCATGGAAGCCGTCGCGGCCCGTCCCGGCGTGCAGCGGGCGCTCGGCGAGGAAGGGCTGGCCTGACACCGGTTCTAGCAAGTCCTGGGCGGGTCCGCGCGAAGCGGTCCCGCCTCATTCCGGGACGTGAATGCGCGCCTTGATCCGCTTCAGGTTGGCGACGATCGTGAACGACATGATCACCAGAAGCGACCATGAACTCCACTTGCCCAGATGCACCAGCGACCACTGGTGCATCTGGTTGGGATAGCGCCACAGGCCGAACAGGGTGCTGATGTTCTCGGCCAGCCAAATGAAGAAGCCCACGAGAACGAAGCCGACCAGAAGCGGCATCCTTCGGTCCTTGTCGAAGGGGCGGAAGATCACGGTGGTTCGGGCATAGAGACCGAGAACCACGGCCGCGATGTACCAGCGATAATCGCCGACATAGTGATGCAGGAAGAAGTTGGCGTAGATCGCCAGAGCCGCGGCAGTCGCAAGGCTGAAAGGCGGATGGTGCCGGACCCGCAGATCCAGAAGTCGCCATGCCTGGATGATGTAGGACCCGACCGCCGCATACATGAAGCCGGCAAACAGCGGCACGCCCCAGAGCTTGGTATAGGCGAAGTCGGGATAGGCCCAGG
Protein-coding regions in this window:
- the gstA gene encoding glutathione transferase GstA, with the translated sequence MKLYYKPGACSLAPHIVACEADLPVELVSVDLARKTLDDGADYFAVNPNGYVPALDIGDGPVLTEASVVVQYLADQKPQSGLMPAPGTIERYRAQQLLAFISTELHKQFSPLFKPTTPDATKEAQKELLAKRFAFVDKSLEGKTYLMGETFTAPDAYAFTVLTWAKRLGLDMGGYGNIARFMEAVAARPGVQRALGEEGLA
- a CDS encoding DUF817 domain-containing protein, encoding MSLSADHPANLLQRLDRALLAPRSLPRLDGVRRFAVEFVFFGLKEARACLFAGIFFAAIFVVPHSGLLGVPRYDLLLLIALGVQAWMVWSGIETLDEAKTILLFHVAGFALELFKTSGGTPSWAYPDFAYTKLWGVPLFAGFMYAAVGSYIIQAWRLLDLRVRHHPPFSLATAAALAIYANFFLHHYVGDYRWYIAAVVLGLYARTTVIFRPFDKDRRMPLLVGFVLVGFFIWLAENISTLFGLWRYPNQMHQWSLVHLGKWSSWSLLVIMSFTIVANLKRIKARIHVPE
- a CDS encoding nuclear transport factor 2 family protein; the encoded protein is MEFPLSPTADVTHPVRMQLEAYNAKDIDGFMRWWADDCLYFAFPDTLLAQGAEAIRERHVERFREPDLEGRLLHRLSVGNMVIDHETVRRTFPEGVGEVDVVCIYEIENGRIAKAWFKLGEKRLLER